The following coding sequences are from one Neodiprion lecontei isolate iyNeoLeco1 chromosome 7, iyNeoLeco1.1, whole genome shotgun sequence window:
- the LOC107222894 gene encoding zinc finger protein 665 isoform X5 yields MFTQTEQTNSFTQTEQSGSSYNDQRQQATMFDPQQIQQQQAPQGQQSQQQQQSQQMYVTGAEKKEDKPSATSEFPFYYNVNMLQKVQTNAVSTIGAITTDDKGCYRFDVQPVGYNTLLNQMSIAAATNATFKCDICGLVFGHMSLLNHHKRIHNTTPSNLQQQPQQVVQTPTTVTVASTQDRPYTCDVCGACFALPGELKSHKTNMHQKPKVQICEDCGSDEPCEHHPTKVKKTIKPGHHPVKRRGVTSVTKCHKCNGTGIIFIGKDEDKLNSGISSLAKCGGCKATGRVTIGSGKQNSQNQPEKPFHCNVCDGTFSRYSSLWSHKRLHSGDKPFKCEVCGLAFAKAAYLKNHGRVHTGEKPFKCSVCGMQFSQSPHLKNHERIHSGERPYQCEVCEKTFARHSTLWNHRRIHTGEKPYRCNICGSAFNQATHLKNHAKVHTGEKPHRCDICEIGFSDRFALKRHRAIHEKYGQTARNQNSNSANSAQQANTSNQQQQQQAQQQGQQSQQVVVVNSATPVTVSQGQGQGQSQSQVMNTEDEMVDIGLQTAELCDTILKTEDFDGLE; encoded by the exons CAAGCCACGATGTTTGACCCTCAACAAATTCAACAACAGCAAGCTCCACAAGGTCAGCAGTctcagcagcagcaacaatcACAGCAAATGTACGTGACAGGggcagagaaaaaagaagataagCCATCAGCTACATCAGAGTTCCCATTTTATTATAACGTGAATATGCTGCAGAAAGTTCAAACAAATGCAGTTAGCACTATCGGTGCGATCACAACTGATGACAAAGGGTGTTATCGGTTTGACGTTCAGCCTGTTGGTTATAATACATTATTGAATCAAATGAGTATAGCGGCAGCAACGAACGCTACGTTCAAATGTGACATTTGTGGTCTAGTTTTTGGACATATGAGTTTACTGAATCATCACAAAAGAATCCACAACACAACTCCGAGCAACCTCCAACAACAACCACAGCAAGTTGTTCAGACACCAACAACAGTTACTGTGGCTAGTACACAGGATCGGCCTTACACGTGTGACGTATGCGGAGCCTGTTTTGCCCTTCCTGGAGAATTAAAGAGCCACAAAACAAATATGCATCAAAAACCTAAGGTGCAAATTTGTGAAGATTGCGGTAGTGATGAGCCTTGTGAACACCATCCTACaaaagtaaagaaaa CAATTAAACCAGGCCATCATCCTGTGAAACGGCGCGGAGTTACCAGTGTAACAAAATGCCACAAGTGCAATGGAACTGGGATCATATTCATCG GCAAAGACGAGGATAAACTAAATTCTGGGATCAGTTCACTCGCCAAGTGTGGTGGCTGCAAGGCGACAGGTCGAGTCACCATTGGAA GTGGAAAGCAAAACAGTCAGAACCAGCCTGAAAAACCTTTCCATTGTAACGTTTGCGACGGAACGTTTTCCCGATATTCGTCTCTGTGGTCCCATAAGCGACTTCATTCTGGCGATAAACCATTTAAATGCGAAGTCTGTGGTTTAGCATTTGCAAAAG CGGCGTACCTGAAAAATCATGGTCGTGTTCATACCGGAGAAAAACCATTCAAGTGTAGTGTTTGTGGAATGCAATTTTCACAAAGTCcacatttaaaaaatcacgaaCGAATTCATTCCGGTGAACGCCCTTATCAGTGTGAAGTTTGTGAAAAAACATTCGCTAGACATTCAACGCTTTGGAATCACAGGAGGATTCATACTGGTGAAAAACCGTATCGATGCAATATTTGTGGTTCGGCATTCAACCAGGCTACTCACCTCAAAAACCACGCTAAAGTTCATACTGGTGAAAAACCACATAG GTGTGACATTTGTGAGATTGGTTTCTCAGATCGTTTTGCTCTGAAACGTCATCGTGCGATTCATGAAAAATATGGTCAAACAGCAAGGAATCAGAACAGTAACAGTGCAAACAGTGCGCAGCAAGCCAACACAAGCAatcagcaacaacagcaacaagcTCAGCAACAAGGTCAACAATCCCAACAAGTTGTAGTTGTTAATTCAGCAACGCCGGTGACTGTTAGTCAAGGTCAAGGGCAAGGTCAAAGTCAAAGCCAAG TGATGAATACAGAAGACGAGATGGTAGATATTGGTCTACAGACGGCTGAATTGTGTgacacaattttgaaaacagaAGACTTTGATGGTcttgaataa
- the LOC107222894 gene encoding zinc finger protein OZF isoform X6 translates to MFDPQQIQQQQAPQGQQSQQQQQSQQMYVTGAEKKEDKPSATSEFPFYYNVNMLQKVQTNAVSTIGAITTDDKGCYRFDVQPVGYNTLLNQMSIAAATNATFKCDICGLVFGHMSLLNHHKRIHNTTPSNLQQQPQQVVQTPTTVTVASTQDRPYTCDVCGACFALPGELKSHKTNMHQKPKVQICEDCGSDEPCEHHPTKVKKTIKPGHHPVKRRGVTSVTKCHKCNGTGIIFIGKDEDKLNSGISSLAKCGGCKATGRVTIGSGKQNSQNQPEKPFHCNVCDGTFSRYSSLWSHKRLHSGDKPFKCEVCGLAFAKAAYLKNHGRVHTGEKPFKCSVCGMQFSQSPHLKNHERIHSGERPYQCEVCEKTFARHSTLWNHRRIHTGEKPYRCNICGSAFNQATHLKNHAKVHTGEKPHRCDICEIGFSDRFALKRHRAIHEKYGQTARNQNSNSANSAQQANTSNQQQQQQAQQQGQQSQQVVVVNSATPVTVSQGQGQGQSQSQVMNTEDEMVDIGLQTAELCDTILKTEDFDGLE, encoded by the exons ATGTTTGACCCTCAACAAATTCAACAACAGCAAGCTCCACAAGGTCAGCAGTctcagcagcagcaacaatcACAGCAAATGTACGTGACAGGggcagagaaaaaagaagataagCCATCAGCTACATCAGAGTTCCCATTTTATTATAACGTGAATATGCTGCAGAAAGTTCAAACAAATGCAGTTAGCACTATCGGTGCGATCACAACTGATGACAAAGGGTGTTATCGGTTTGACGTTCAGCCTGTTGGTTATAATACATTATTGAATCAAATGAGTATAGCGGCAGCAACGAACGCTACGTTCAAATGTGACATTTGTGGTCTAGTTTTTGGACATATGAGTTTACTGAATCATCACAAAAGAATCCACAACACAACTCCGAGCAACCTCCAACAACAACCACAGCAAGTTGTTCAGACACCAACAACAGTTACTGTGGCTAGTACACAGGATCGGCCTTACACGTGTGACGTATGCGGAGCCTGTTTTGCCCTTCCTGGAGAATTAAAGAGCCACAAAACAAATATGCATCAAAAACCTAAGGTGCAAATTTGTGAAGATTGCGGTAGTGATGAGCCTTGTGAACACCATCCTACaaaagtaaagaaaa CAATTAAACCAGGCCATCATCCTGTGAAACGGCGCGGAGTTACCAGTGTAACAAAATGCCACAAGTGCAATGGAACTGGGATCATATTCATCG GCAAAGACGAGGATAAACTAAATTCTGGGATCAGTTCACTCGCCAAGTGTGGTGGCTGCAAGGCGACAGGTCGAGTCACCATTGGAA GTGGAAAGCAAAACAGTCAGAACCAGCCTGAAAAACCTTTCCATTGTAACGTTTGCGACGGAACGTTTTCCCGATATTCGTCTCTGTGGTCCCATAAGCGACTTCATTCTGGCGATAAACCATTTAAATGCGAAGTCTGTGGTTTAGCATTTGCAAAAG CGGCGTACCTGAAAAATCATGGTCGTGTTCATACCGGAGAAAAACCATTCAAGTGTAGTGTTTGTGGAATGCAATTTTCACAAAGTCcacatttaaaaaatcacgaaCGAATTCATTCCGGTGAACGCCCTTATCAGTGTGAAGTTTGTGAAAAAACATTCGCTAGACATTCAACGCTTTGGAATCACAGGAGGATTCATACTGGTGAAAAACCGTATCGATGCAATATTTGTGGTTCGGCATTCAACCAGGCTACTCACCTCAAAAACCACGCTAAAGTTCATACTGGTGAAAAACCACATAG GTGTGACATTTGTGAGATTGGTTTCTCAGATCGTTTTGCTCTGAAACGTCATCGTGCGATTCATGAAAAATATGGTCAAACAGCAAGGAATCAGAACAGTAACAGTGCAAACAGTGCGCAGCAAGCCAACACAAGCAatcagcaacaacagcaacaagcTCAGCAACAAGGTCAACAATCCCAACAAGTTGTAGTTGTTAATTCAGCAACGCCGGTGACTGTTAGTCAAGGTCAAGGGCAAGGTCAAAGTCAAAGCCAAG TGATGAATACAGAAGACGAGATGGTAGATATTGGTCTACAGACGGCTGAATTGTGTgacacaattttgaaaacagaAGACTTTGATGGTcttgaataa